A region of the Chelatococcus sp. YT9 genome:
CCGCTTCACCGGCGGCATGCCGGGCAGTTCGCCGCGCAGATAGGCCACCGTGAAATCATAGGCCGCCTGCGCCAGCCCCATATAGGTCGGCGACAGCGTCAGGAACATATGTGGCCAGCGGGTCGCCGCCTGGAAATAGACCCCATGCGGCATGAGCATCGCGTCCTCAGGCACGAAGACGTCCTTGAAGAGGAGCGTGCGCGAGACGGTGCCCCGCATGCCGAGCGGGTCCCAATCGCCGACCACGGAGACGCCTTCGGCATTGGCCGGCAGGGCAAGGTAAAGCGTGTTGCGCCGGCTCGCCGCCTCGCCTTCGGCGCGCTCCGTGCACAGCACGCCATAGTAGTCGGCGGCGCCGGAGAGGGACGCGAAGATCTTCTTGCCGTTGACGATGAAGCCACCCTCAACCGGCTTTGCCTCCGTGCCGAAGGCTATGGCGCCGGCCGCCGCCGCGCCGCCTTCGGAGAAGGGCTGGGCGTAGACAGCGCCCTCATTCACGATGCGCTGATAATGCACGCTGCGGCGCGCCCGATGGGCGGCGCGATCCGCGGGCGTCATCTCGAGTTCGTCGGCCAGGGGGCCGGACCACAGCGTCGAGCAGACATGCATGTTCCAGGAGAGCGCCGTCGCCCCGCAGTAGCGGCCGAGTTCGGCGGCGGCGAGGCAATAGGTCTGGAAGTCCGCACCGAGCCCGCCTTCATCCTTCGGGATGCAGAGCCTGAGCAGGCCCTCGCCGTGCATGTCCCGGAAATTCTCGATGGGGAAAGTAGCTTCCCGGTCGTGGATGGCGGCGCGCGGCGCCACCACTTTCCTCCCGAAGGCGCGGACCTTGGCAGTCAGTTCGGCCTGCTCATCGCTGAGCCGAAAGGCCTCGGGCGCGAACAGCGGCGCATCGACAGGCGCGCTGTCGAGATCGGTAGGTTGGGCGCTCATTGGATCGTTCCCCTCATGCGCTCGGGTCGAGTTCTGCCAGAAAATCGAGAATGGCGGCGTTGAAGCTGACGGGCGCCTCGCAGTTCGGCAGATGGCCGACATCGGGCAGCAGCCGATAGCGCGCGCCGGGAATGCGTGACGCCATGCGCTCCATCATCGGCGCGGGTGCGTTGCGGTCATGCGCGCCGGCAAGGCACAGCACCGGCACACGGATGGCGCCGAGGCTGGCGCGCTCGTCGAAATTTACGAGGCACAGCACCGCCGCGCGATAGGTGGCGGCAGGCGTCGCAGCCATGGTCGCAACAGCGAGCGCCCTGCCCTCGCCATCGGGCGAAGGGCCCATCATGCCGTCGACCATCTCCGGCGCGAGGTCTGCCATGGTGCGTCCGCTTTCGAGCGGCGCAAGCCGCGCGGCCACGAACGCTTTCTGAAAGTCGCCCTGCGGATTGCCGAAAGCCGGGCTCGTGCCGACCAAGACGGCGGCATGATAGGCGTCAGGCCGACGCCGCAGCATCGTCTGCACCACCATCCCGCCCATGGAATGGCCGACCAGGACGGGCTTCGGCTGGCCAACGCGCCCGATCGCCGCCTCGACGTCGGCGGCCAGATCCTCGAAATCCATGGCGGTGACGGCCGGCCGCGCGCCGTAGCCCGGCATGTCGAGCGGCACGGGCCGGAAGCCCGCCGCCGCGAAAGCCGCCACCTGCGGTGTCCATACCCGCGCGCTGCCGCCGATGCCGTGGATGAACACGACAGCCCGCTTTCCGTCATTCCCCTCGCCGGGGCGATCGCCCCTTGCGTCCGCGCTCATATGGGCCTCCCGAGCGTTCTTACGCGGGGTCCATGCTAGCAAACCTAGGATATATGAAAAGGAATATTTCTAGGCAGCCATTTGACGCAAAAAGCAGGCGGGCGGGACCGGCCGCGTTGAATACGCGAGCCGGGCCCACAACCGCTTGTGCATTTTTCATCGCGCCGGGATGGCGCTTCGGCCGCGACCGCTCAACGGCGCGCGACGCTTTCGGCCGCCGCCTTCAGCCAGAGTGCGACGGCTTCCGCGCCCGGATCGGGATAGCCCAGCGCACGCTCGCCGATGTAGCTGGACCGCCCGCGGCGCGGCATCATCTCGGCCGTGCGGGCCGCCCCCCGGCTCGCCGCATCGGCGGCGGCGGCCAGTTGCGCGGCCACCCCGCCACCCTGGGCGATCGCCTCGGCGGCAGGCAGAAGCGCGTCAACCATGGTCCGGTCGCCCGCCTTTGCGCCACCGAGCCGCGAGACGGAGGCCACTGCCGCGGAAAATGCCGTCGCCAAGGTCGCAGGGGCGTCCCCGGTGGCCTCCTTCAGGCTGTTGCTGGCGCTCAGCGCCATCGCCGCATAGAGCGGTCCCGACGTACCGCCCACGGCGCGGCGGATGGTCAGCGAGAGCTCGCGCAGCACGGCATAGGTCGCGTAGCCCGGCATCGCGTCGAGCCGCGCCAGGATGGCTTCCGCGCCCTGCGCCAGCGAGCGGCCGATATCGCCGTCGCCGACATGGCGGTCCATTTCAGTGAGCCGGTCCTCGGCCGCGAGCAGGGCCTCGCAGCCGCCGCGGATGGCGGCGATCACCGCGGGCGGGGCAGGCGTCGCGCGGCCGTCATCGGGGTTCACCTCGGCCTGCCCGGCGGGCACCGTCGCCACCCTGGCAAGCGGTGGCCGCGTGGCGC
Encoded here:
- a CDS encoding alpha/beta fold hydrolase — encoded protein: MSADARGDRPGEGNDGKRAVVFIHGIGGSARVWTPQVAAFAAAGFRPVPLDMPGYGARPAVTAMDFEDLAADVEAAIGRVGQPKPVLVGHSMGGMVVQTMLRRRPDAYHAAVLVGTSPAFGNPQGDFQKAFVAARLAPLESGRTMADLAPEMVDGMMGPSPDGEGRALAVATMAATPAATYRAAVLCLVNFDERASLGAIRVPVLCLAGAHDRNAPAPMMERMASRIPGARYRLLPDVGHLPNCEAPVSFNAAILDFLAELDPSA
- a CDS encoding acyl-CoA dehydrogenase, which produces MSAQPTDLDSAPVDAPLFAPEAFRLSDEQAELTAKVRAFGRKVVAPRAAIHDREATFPIENFRDMHGEGLLRLCIPKDEGGLGADFQTYCLAAAELGRYCGATALSWNMHVCSTLWSGPLADELEMTPADRAAHRARRSVHYQRIVNEGAVYAQPFSEGGAAAAGAIAFGTEAKPVEGGFIVNGKKIFASLSGAADYYGVLCTERAEGEAASRRNTLYLALPANAEGVSVVGDWDPLGMRGTVSRTLLFKDVFVPEDAMLMPHGVYFQAATRWPHMFLTLSPTYMGLAQAAYDFTVAYLRGELPGMPPVKRRMFPTKQIAVAEMRIMLEQTKTLWFQAITEARANPSREQVLRAYAAQHSVMENANAIAVKAIRTCGGQAMLKSLPLERIYRDSRCGALMLPWTAEICVDRIGREALYEPGEKDD